The following coding sequences are from one Panicum hallii strain FIL2 chromosome 5, PHallii_v3.1, whole genome shotgun sequence window:
- the LOC112893920 gene encoding phosphatidylinositol transfer protein 3-like — protein sequence MASAAGGGAAGEGEWLKVAELRATVQAQDPHAKELDNLTLRRFLRARDHNVDKAAAMFLKFLQWRREVAPDGFVPEEQVRRELAQDKVCMGGVDRTGRPFLVGFPARHYSANRDMAEFKSFVVYFFDKICARIPRGQEKFLCVVDLKGWGYSNCDIRAYIAAIEIMQNYYPERLGKALMINVPYIFMKAWKMIYPFIDNNTRDKFVFVDNKSLQETLRREIDESQLPEFLGGKTPLIPLKDCAQQPESL from the exons ATGGCGAGCGCcgctggaggcggagcggcgGGGGAAGGCGAGTGGCTCAAGGTCGCCGAGCTCAGGGCCACGGTCCAGGCGCAGGACCCCCACGCCAAG GAGTTGGACAACCTGACGCTGCGGAGGTTCCTGCGCGCGCGCGACCACAACGTCGACAAGGCCGCCGCCATGTTCCTCAAGTTCCTCCAGTGGCGGAGGGAGGTGGCGCCCGACGGCTTCGTGCCGGAGGAGCAGGTCCGGAGGGAGCTCGCGCAGGACAAGGTCTGCATGGGCGGCGTCGACAGGACCGGACGCCCCTTCCTCGTCGGCTTCCCGGCCAGGCACTACTCCGCCAACCGCGACATGGCAGAGTTCAAGA GTTTTGTTGTCTACTTCTTCGACAAGATCTGTGCCAG AATCCCCAGAGGTCAGGAGAAATTCCTCTGCGTCGTTGATCTGAAGGGCTGGGGGTATTCAAACTGCGACATCCGGGCCTACATCGCAGCTATAGAGATCATGCAG AACTACTACCCGGAGAGACTCGGCAAGGCGCTGATGATCAATGTGCCCTACATCTTCATGAAGGCGTGGAAGATGATCTACCCGTTCATCGACAACAACACCAGGGACAAG TTCGTTTTCGTGGACAACAAGAGCCTGCAGGAGACGCTCCGCCGGGAGATCGACGAGAGCCAGCTCCCGGAGTTCCTTGGAGGGAAGACGCCCCTGATCCCCCTCAAGGACTGTGCCCAGCAGCCTGAATCCCTTTGA
- the LOC112893853 gene encoding histone-lysine N-methyltransferase, H3 lysine-9 specific SUVH4 isoform X1 has product MAKMDSVAVMEVAPVPDPPFIDATSLQQPPPPAPLAALALRRSARCLNRPVRPSYAEQEPPKPPSGRGRGKRKRDEEKQEPAAAQGAKSPGRKASNAEPGERKPKPVIAAVPISCAGAPAAAEDDGMGTGKSAKLRVKETLRAFNSHYLHLVQEEQKRAQAALQEIEAKGGLKRQTKGSKKKGGNQEVEVEEKEKRPSKRPDLKAITKMQETNAVLYPEKRIGHLPGIDVGDQFYSRAEMVVLGIHSHWLNGIDYMGMKYQGKKGYENLTFPLATCIVMSGIYEDDLDKADEIIYTGQGGNDLLGNHRQIGSQQLKRGNLALKNSRDNGNPIRVIRGHSSKTSYTGKVYTYDGLYKVVDDWVQNGLQGHVVFKYKLKRLEGQPSLTTSEVRFTRAEAPTTISELPGLVCDDISGGQENLPIPATNLVDDPPVPPSGFTYLKSLKITKGIKMPSNIIGCDCEGDCASNKNCSCAQRNGSDLPYVSYKNIGRLVEPKAVVFECGANCSCNHNCVNRTSQQGLQYRLEVFKTASKGWGVRTWDTILPGAPICEYTGVLRRTEDLDGLQNNYVFDIDCLQTMKGLDGREKRAGSEMHLPNLHPENDSEAPPAPEYCIDASSIGNFARFINHSCQPNLFVQCVLSSHNDVKLAKVTLFAADTILPLQELSYDYGYRLDSVVGPDGEIVKLPCHCGAPDCRKRLY; this is encoded by the exons ATGGCGAAGATGGACTCGGTGGCTGTGATGGAGGTGGCGCCGGTGCCGGACCCGCCGTTCATCGACGCCACTTCCctgcagcagccgccgccgcccgcgccgctggCGGCGCTTGCGCTGCGCCGCAGCGCTCGTTGCCTCAACAGGCCGGTCCGGCCCAGCTACGCGGAGCAGGAGCCGCCCAAGCCGCCCAGCGGCCGCGGCCGTGGCAAGAGGAAGAGGGACGAGGAGAAgcaggagccggcggcggcgcagggtgCTAAGAGCCCGGGCAGGAAGGCCTCCAACGCTGAGCCTGGGGAGAGGAAGCCGAAGCCGGTGATTGCGGCGGTGCCAATTTCTTGCGCTGGTGCTCCAGCTGCTGCAGAAGATGACGGGATGGGGACCGGGAAGAGCGCCAAGCTGAGGGTGAAGGAGACACTGAGGGCGTTCAACAGCCACTACCTCCACCTTGTGCAG GAGGAGCAGAAAAGAGCGCAGGCTGCACTACAAGAAATTGAGGCTAAAGGTGGCCTAAAACGTCAGACAAAGGGTAGTAAAAAG AAGGGTGGTAACCAGGAGGTTGAAGTTGAGGAGAAAGAGAAACGCCCATCAAAACGACCTGATCTGAAGGCAATCACAAAG ATGCAAGAAACCAATGCTGTCCTTTATCCAGAGAAGAGGATAGGACATCTACCAG GGATCGATGTTGGAGATCAATTTTATTCTCGTGCAGAAATGGTTGTGTTAGGCATCCACAGCCATTGGCTTAATGGGATTGACTACATGGGGATGAAGTACCAAGGAAAG AAGGGGTATGAGAACTTAACTTTCCCACTGGCCACATGTATCGTAATGTCTGGGATATATGAAGATGATCTAGACAAGGCTGATGAAATTATTTATACGGGTCAAGGAGGAAATGATTTACTTGGCAACCATCGCCAAATTGGCTCTCAACAGTTGAAACGTGGAAATTTAGCGCTGAAG AATAGCAGGGATAATGGTAATCCTATCCGAGTTATTCGGGGTCATTCGTCAAAGACTAGCTATACTGGTAAAGTGTACACCTATGATGGACTTTACAAG GTTGTAGACGACTGGGTGCAGAACGGACTGCAAGGTCATGTTGTTTTCAAGTATAAATTGAAGCGACTTGAGGGTCAGCCATCATTGACAACTTCTGAG GTGCGATTTACTCGAGCAGAAGCGCCCACAACTATTTCTGAATTACCTGG TTTGGTTTGTGACGACATTTCTGGAGGGCAAGAAAATCTTCCCATTCCTGCTACTAACTTAGTTGATGACCCGCCTGTTCCTCCATCTG GTTTCACGTACTTGAAGTCTCTAAAAATTACAAAGGGCATCAAGATGCCGTCTAATATTATTGGCTGCGATTGTGAAGGAGATTGCGCTAGCAACAAAAACTGTTCATGTGCTCAGCGCAATGGTTCTGATCTTCCTTACGTATCATATAAGAATATTGGCAG GTTGGTGGAGCCCAAAGCAGTTGTATTTGAATGTGGGGCTAACTGCAGCTGCAATCACAACTGTGTGAACAGAACATCTCAACAGGGTTTGCAGTATCGCCTAGAG GTATTCAAGACAGCTTCAAAAGGTTGGGGTGTCAGGACTTGGGACACTATCCTCCCTGGGGCTCCCATCTGTGAGTACACTGGGGTGTTGAGGAGGACTGAGGATTTGGATGGTTTGCAGAACAACTATGTTTTTGACATTGACTGTCTTCAAACCATGAAGGGTTTGGATGGAAGGGAG AAAAGGGCTGGCTCTGAAATGCACCTGCCCAACCTCCATCCTGAGAATGATTCAGAGGCACCACCTGCGCCAGAGTACTGCATAGACGCTAGTTCTATTGGCAATTTTGCAAGGTTCATAAACCACAGTTGCCAACCTAACCTTTTCGTCCAATGCGTCTTGAGCTCGCACAATGACGTTAAGCTGGCAAAAGTAACACTTTTTGCTGCTGACACTATACTTCCTCTTCAG GAGCTATCCTATGACTATGGTTATCGCTTGGACAGTGTTGTTGGGCCTGATGGAGAAATTGTGAAGCTGCCTTGCCACTGTGGTGCTCCTGATTGCCGGAAACGCCTCTACTAG
- the LOC112893853 gene encoding histone-lysine N-methyltransferase, H3 lysine-9 specific SUVH4 isoform X2, whose product MAKMDSVAVMEVAPVPDPPFIDATSLQQPPPPAPLAALALRRSARCLNRPVRPSYAEQEPPKPPSGRGRGKRKRDEEKQEPAAAQGAKSPGRKASNAEPGERKPKPVIAAVPISCAGAPAAAEDDGMGTGKSAKLRVKETLRAFNSHYLHLVQEEQKRAQAALQEIEAKGGLKRQTKGSKKKGGNQEVEVEEKEKRPSKRPDLKAITKMQETNAVLYPEKRIGHLPGIDVGDQFYSRAEMVVLGIHSHWLNGIDYMGMKYQGKGYENLTFPLATCIVMSGIYEDDLDKADEIIYTGQGGNDLLGNHRQIGSQQLKRGNLALKNSRDNGNPIRVIRGHSSKTSYTGKVYTYDGLYKVVDDWVQNGLQGHVVFKYKLKRLEGQPSLTTSEVRFTRAEAPTTISELPGLVCDDISGGQENLPIPATNLVDDPPVPPSGFTYLKSLKITKGIKMPSNIIGCDCEGDCASNKNCSCAQRNGSDLPYVSYKNIGRLVEPKAVVFECGANCSCNHNCVNRTSQQGLQYRLEVFKTASKGWGVRTWDTILPGAPICEYTGVLRRTEDLDGLQNNYVFDIDCLQTMKGLDGREKRAGSEMHLPNLHPENDSEAPPAPEYCIDASSIGNFARFINHSCQPNLFVQCVLSSHNDVKLAKVTLFAADTILPLQELSYDYGYRLDSVVGPDGEIVKLPCHCGAPDCRKRLY is encoded by the exons ATGGCGAAGATGGACTCGGTGGCTGTGATGGAGGTGGCGCCGGTGCCGGACCCGCCGTTCATCGACGCCACTTCCctgcagcagccgccgccgcccgcgccgctggCGGCGCTTGCGCTGCGCCGCAGCGCTCGTTGCCTCAACAGGCCGGTCCGGCCCAGCTACGCGGAGCAGGAGCCGCCCAAGCCGCCCAGCGGCCGCGGCCGTGGCAAGAGGAAGAGGGACGAGGAGAAgcaggagccggcggcggcgcagggtgCTAAGAGCCCGGGCAGGAAGGCCTCCAACGCTGAGCCTGGGGAGAGGAAGCCGAAGCCGGTGATTGCGGCGGTGCCAATTTCTTGCGCTGGTGCTCCAGCTGCTGCAGAAGATGACGGGATGGGGACCGGGAAGAGCGCCAAGCTGAGGGTGAAGGAGACACTGAGGGCGTTCAACAGCCACTACCTCCACCTTGTGCAG GAGGAGCAGAAAAGAGCGCAGGCTGCACTACAAGAAATTGAGGCTAAAGGTGGCCTAAAACGTCAGACAAAGGGTAGTAAAAAG AAGGGTGGTAACCAGGAGGTTGAAGTTGAGGAGAAAGAGAAACGCCCATCAAAACGACCTGATCTGAAGGCAATCACAAAG ATGCAAGAAACCAATGCTGTCCTTTATCCAGAGAAGAGGATAGGACATCTACCAG GGATCGATGTTGGAGATCAATTTTATTCTCGTGCAGAAATGGTTGTGTTAGGCATCCACAGCCATTGGCTTAATGGGATTGACTACATGGGGATGAAGTACCAAGGAAAG GGGTATGAGAACTTAACTTTCCCACTGGCCACATGTATCGTAATGTCTGGGATATATGAAGATGATCTAGACAAGGCTGATGAAATTATTTATACGGGTCAAGGAGGAAATGATTTACTTGGCAACCATCGCCAAATTGGCTCTCAACAGTTGAAACGTGGAAATTTAGCGCTGAAG AATAGCAGGGATAATGGTAATCCTATCCGAGTTATTCGGGGTCATTCGTCAAAGACTAGCTATACTGGTAAAGTGTACACCTATGATGGACTTTACAAG GTTGTAGACGACTGGGTGCAGAACGGACTGCAAGGTCATGTTGTTTTCAAGTATAAATTGAAGCGACTTGAGGGTCAGCCATCATTGACAACTTCTGAG GTGCGATTTACTCGAGCAGAAGCGCCCACAACTATTTCTGAATTACCTGG TTTGGTTTGTGACGACATTTCTGGAGGGCAAGAAAATCTTCCCATTCCTGCTACTAACTTAGTTGATGACCCGCCTGTTCCTCCATCTG GTTTCACGTACTTGAAGTCTCTAAAAATTACAAAGGGCATCAAGATGCCGTCTAATATTATTGGCTGCGATTGTGAAGGAGATTGCGCTAGCAACAAAAACTGTTCATGTGCTCAGCGCAATGGTTCTGATCTTCCTTACGTATCATATAAGAATATTGGCAG GTTGGTGGAGCCCAAAGCAGTTGTATTTGAATGTGGGGCTAACTGCAGCTGCAATCACAACTGTGTGAACAGAACATCTCAACAGGGTTTGCAGTATCGCCTAGAG GTATTCAAGACAGCTTCAAAAGGTTGGGGTGTCAGGACTTGGGACACTATCCTCCCTGGGGCTCCCATCTGTGAGTACACTGGGGTGTTGAGGAGGACTGAGGATTTGGATGGTTTGCAGAACAACTATGTTTTTGACATTGACTGTCTTCAAACCATGAAGGGTTTGGATGGAAGGGAG AAAAGGGCTGGCTCTGAAATGCACCTGCCCAACCTCCATCCTGAGAATGATTCAGAGGCACCACCTGCGCCAGAGTACTGCATAGACGCTAGTTCTATTGGCAATTTTGCAAGGTTCATAAACCACAGTTGCCAACCTAACCTTTTCGTCCAATGCGTCTTGAGCTCGCACAATGACGTTAAGCTGGCAAAAGTAACACTTTTTGCTGCTGACACTATACTTCCTCTTCAG GAGCTATCCTATGACTATGGTTATCGCTTGGACAGTGTTGTTGGGCCTGATGGAGAAATTGTGAAGCTGCCTTGCCACTGTGGTGCTCCTGATTGCCGGAAACGCCTCTACTAG